One window from the genome of Pelodictyon luteolum DSM 273 encodes:
- the aspS gene encoding aspartate--tRNA ligase, whose product MTKEAGELNALKNRFRTDYCGQLGLDGEGREVRLGGWVHRIRDHGGLVFIDLRDHTGICQLVVQPEREELFELAGRLHAESVITIEGRVVARSSETINPRLASGSIEVVVSAIGVESHARPLPFPVADEVQTSEELRLKYRFIDLRREKIHENIIFRSRISAAIRRYLEERDFIEIQTPILTSSSPEGARDFLVPSRLHPGKFYALPQAPQQFKQLLMVAGFPRYFQIAPCFRDEDARADRSPGEFYQLDMEMAFIEQDDLFEILEGMFRHLTDTMSKKRITRFPFPRISYREVMDSYGTDKPDLRIPLKIEDVTPMFTDSGFKVFASNTKPGCAVKALVLKGRGTESRLFYDKAEKRARELGSAGLAYIQFREEGPKGPIVKFMTEPELQAMKDQLTLETGDVVFFAAGKWEAACKIMGGMRTYFGDLFTLDPDELSFCWIVDFPMFEYNEDAKKVDFSHNPFSMPQGEMEALETMDPLDVLAYQYDIVCNGIELSSGAIRNHKPEIMYKAFEIAGYSREEVDLRFGHMIEAFKLGAPPHGGIAPGLDRLVMILRDEQNIREVIAFPMNQQAQDLMMAAPSEVTGAQLRELHIRLDLPEEEKK is encoded by the coding sequence ATGACGAAAGAAGCAGGCGAGCTGAATGCACTCAAAAACCGTTTTCGCACCGACTACTGCGGCCAGCTAGGCCTTGATGGTGAAGGCCGTGAGGTAAGGCTCGGTGGGTGGGTCCACAGAATCCGCGACCACGGCGGCCTTGTGTTCATCGACCTGCGAGACCATACCGGCATCTGCCAGCTCGTGGTGCAGCCCGAGCGGGAGGAGCTTTTCGAACTTGCCGGCCGTCTGCACGCAGAGTCAGTCATCACCATTGAGGGCCGGGTTGTCGCGCGCTCTTCGGAAACCATCAATCCCCGACTTGCTTCAGGCTCGATCGAGGTCGTGGTCTCAGCGATCGGCGTTGAAAGCCACGCACGTCCACTGCCTTTTCCCGTTGCCGACGAGGTGCAGACGTCCGAAGAGCTTCGGCTCAAGTACCGGTTCATAGACCTTCGCCGGGAAAAGATCCACGAGAACATCATCTTCCGCAGCCGCATCAGTGCCGCCATCCGCCGCTACCTCGAGGAGCGTGACTTCATCGAGATACAGACCCCTATTCTTACCTCCAGTTCTCCCGAAGGTGCACGTGACTTTCTGGTCCCGAGCCGTCTGCATCCCGGGAAGTTCTATGCACTGCCGCAGGCACCCCAGCAGTTCAAGCAGCTGCTCATGGTTGCCGGCTTTCCCCGTTATTTCCAGATCGCGCCATGCTTCCGCGACGAGGACGCCCGTGCGGACCGCAGCCCCGGCGAGTTCTACCAGCTTGACATGGAGATGGCCTTCATCGAGCAGGACGACCTGTTCGAGATTCTCGAGGGCATGTTCCGCCATCTTACCGACACCATGTCGAAGAAACGCATCACCCGGTTCCCCTTTCCCCGCATCAGTTACCGCGAGGTTATGGACAGCTACGGTACCGACAAGCCGGACCTGCGCATCCCGCTCAAGATCGAGGATGTGACGCCGATGTTCACGGATTCAGGTTTCAAGGTTTTCGCCTCGAACACAAAGCCCGGATGTGCCGTGAAGGCGCTCGTCCTGAAAGGTCGTGGGACCGAGTCCCGCCTTTTTTATGACAAGGCTGAAAAAAGGGCCAGAGAGCTCGGTTCGGCAGGACTGGCCTACATCCAGTTCCGCGAGGAAGGCCCGAAGGGTCCGATCGTGAAGTTCATGACGGAGCCCGAACTGCAGGCCATGAAAGACCAGCTCACGCTTGAGACCGGGGATGTGGTCTTCTTCGCTGCAGGCAAATGGGAGGCGGCATGCAAGATCATGGGCGGCATGCGCACCTATTTCGGCGACCTGTTCACCCTTGACCCCGACGAACTATCATTCTGCTGGATCGTCGACTTCCCGATGTTCGAATACAATGAGGACGCCAAAAAGGTCGACTTCTCCCATAACCCATTCTCCATGCCGCAGGGCGAGATGGAGGCACTTGAGACCATGGACCCGCTCGACGTGCTGGCCTACCAGTACGACATCGTCTGCAACGGCATCGAGCTCTCCAGCGGCGCCATCCGCAACCACAAGCCCGAGATCATGTACAAGGCCTTCGAGATCGCAGGCTACAGCCGCGAGGAGGTCGATCTGCGCTTCGGGCACATGATCGAGGCCTTCAAGCTCGGCGCACCGCCCCACGGAGGTATCGCACCGGGCCTTGACCGTCTCGTCATGATTCTGCGCGATGAGCAGAACATCCGCGAAGTCATCGCCTTCCCGATGAACCAGCAGGCACAGGATCTCATGATGGCGGCTCCGTCTGAAGTTACCGGGGCGCAGCTTCGGGAGCTCCATATCCGCCTTGACCTTCCTGAAGAAGAGAAGAAGTGA
- the dnaX gene encoding DNA polymerase III subunit gamma/tau, which translates to MSYQVIARKYRPAKFADITAQEHITRTIQNALRMGRLGHGYIFSGLRGVGKTTAARVFAKALNCQRMIDDADWLRDVTEPCGECESCRDFETGTSLNIAEFDAASNNSVDDIRALRENVRYGPQKGRYRVYIIDEVHMLSIAAFNAFLKTLEEPPPHAIFIFATTELHKIPATIASRCQRFNFKRIPLPEIQQQLQGICESEGIKVEPDALQLVCRKAQGSMRDAQSILDQVIAFSAQSGGDGAISYQNVAELLNYIDDEQLFAVTDAIAAGDAPAMIEVAQFVIQNGYDEQDFLEKLIEHLRNLLMVQNLRSSRLVERPDAVRERYEADAGKFSARQLMQMASFLLETQKELKFQFEYQFRFELALLRLIELHLPADDIGKLPITQEPQKKKPLM; encoded by the coding sequence ATGAGTTATCAGGTAATCGCAAGAAAATACAGGCCGGCAAAATTTGCCGACATCACGGCGCAGGAGCATATCACCCGCACGATCCAGAATGCGCTCAGGATGGGACGGCTCGGCCACGGGTACATTTTTTCGGGTCTTCGAGGCGTTGGCAAGACCACGGCTGCCAGAGTGTTTGCCAAGGCCCTCAACTGCCAGAGGATGATCGATGATGCTGACTGGCTCCGCGATGTTACCGAGCCCTGCGGGGAGTGTGAAAGCTGCCGTGACTTCGAGACCGGCACCAGCCTCAACATCGCCGAGTTCGATGCCGCTTCAAACAACAGCGTCGACGATATCCGCGCTCTGCGCGAGAACGTCCGTTACGGCCCGCAGAAGGGGCGCTACCGGGTCTACATCATCGATGAGGTGCACATGCTCTCCATTGCAGCCTTCAATGCGTTTCTGAAGACGCTTGAAGAGCCGCCGCCGCATGCCATCTTCATCTTCGCCACGACTGAACTGCACAAGATTCCCGCGACCATCGCCTCGCGCTGCCAGCGGTTCAATTTCAAGCGGATCCCGCTGCCCGAAATCCAGCAGCAGCTGCAGGGCATCTGCGAGTCCGAAGGAATCAAGGTCGAACCGGACGCCCTGCAGCTGGTGTGCCGCAAAGCCCAGGGCTCGATGCGTGACGCCCAGAGCATCCTTGATCAGGTGATCGCCTTTTCAGCCCAATCAGGAGGGGATGGCGCCATCAGTTACCAGAACGTGGCAGAGCTGTTGAACTACATTGATGACGAACAGCTTTTTGCCGTCACCGACGCCATTGCCGCCGGTGATGCTCCAGCCATGATCGAGGTTGCTCAGTTCGTCATCCAGAACGGCTATGACGAGCAGGATTTTCTTGAAAAGCTGATCGAGCATCTCCGCAACCTCCTCATGGTGCAGAACCTCCGCTCCTCGCGCCTTGTCGAACGGCCCGATGCCGTCCGGGAGCGCTATGAGGCCGATGCCGGCAAGTTTTCCGCCCGGCAGCTCATGCAGATGGCTTCATTCCTGCTTGAAACCCAGAAAGAACTGAAGTTCCAGTTCGAGTACCAGTTCCGCTTTGAGCTGGCCCTTCTCCGGCTGATCGAGCTGCACCTTCCGGCCGATGACATTGGCAAGCTTCCGATAACGCAGGAGCCTCAAAAAAAAAAGCCCCTGATGTAG